The proteins below come from a single Deinococcus humi genomic window:
- a CDS encoding peptide ABC transporter substrate-binding protein, whose protein sequence is MGYQIQAAGSTRQKRLVLGLSAAILLSGMGLAQQRGGTLTVGLGYDIDTLNVYSTGFLGDVQAAVVEGLVAPNEKAEYVPVLATRVPTVQNGGIKVAADNKSMVVTYQLRPGVKWSDGKPFTSADVKFTWETVKDPKFIAESKDGTEDIASIQTPNDLTVVVNYKRVAPDFKSTLFTFGILPKHTLEGKDLNTDNYNQMPLGTGPFKVSQFVKGQYVVLDRNPYYWRKDKAGVQLPYLDKMIFKIIPDSNTLVTQLKSGEIQMAYSVPYSQIAQLDNQPGLNVVKNPVLSWQHLDFNLKGPAPLRDINVRKAMAHALDRTTISKALGGYPIPIDTVVVPVFSYSNKNVPKYPYDPAKARQLLDAAGYKVGSDGIRAKNGQRLSFNIMAQAGRSTDEDAQQVIIAQMKAIGIELKPDNKAGVALRDARYKGGYDLYYGGWITSADPSYSVFFGSKGVNNGQGYSNPKIDALLATADSSLDPAVRTKALRDFQTTLMQDLPSIPVTSNPSMIVVTDKLGGFVPNPTNMTNFVNTSGWYLKK, encoded by the coding sequence ATGGGTTATCAGATTCAGGCGGCGGGTTCCACCAGGCAGAAGCGTTTGGTTCTCGGCCTGAGCGCAGCGATTCTGCTCAGCGGAATGGGATTGGCACAGCAGCGGGGCGGCACCCTGACCGTCGGGCTCGGGTACGACATCGACACGCTCAACGTCTACTCGACTGGCTTTTTAGGCGACGTACAGGCTGCGGTGGTCGAGGGCCTGGTGGCCCCCAACGAGAAGGCGGAATATGTGCCGGTGCTGGCGACGCGCGTGCCCACGGTGCAGAACGGCGGCATCAAGGTGGCGGCAGACAACAAGAGCATGGTGGTGACCTACCAGTTGCGGCCTGGCGTCAAGTGGTCCGACGGCAAGCCGTTCACCTCTGCCGACGTGAAATTCACCTGGGAGACCGTCAAGGACCCCAAGTTCATCGCCGAATCCAAGGACGGCACCGAGGACATCGCCTCCATTCAGACCCCCAACGATCTGACCGTGGTGGTCAACTACAAACGCGTTGCGCCTGACTTCAAGAGCACGCTGTTTACCTTCGGCATCCTGCCCAAGCACACGCTGGAAGGCAAGGACCTCAACACCGACAACTACAACCAGATGCCGCTGGGCACCGGCCCCTTCAAGGTCAGCCAGTTCGTCAAGGGTCAGTATGTGGTGCTTGACCGCAACCCGTACTACTGGCGCAAGGACAAGGCGGGCGTGCAGCTGCCCTACCTGGACAAAATGATCTTCAAGATCATTCCCGACAGCAACACGCTGGTGACCCAGCTCAAGTCCGGCGAGATTCAGATGGCCTATAGCGTGCCGTACTCGCAGATTGCTCAGCTCGACAATCAGCCTGGGCTGAATGTCGTCAAGAACCCGGTGCTGTCATGGCAACACCTGGATTTCAACCTGAAAGGTCCTGCCCCGCTGCGCGACATCAACGTCCGCAAGGCGATGGCGCATGCTCTGGACCGCACCACCATCTCCAAGGCGCTTGGCGGCTATCCCATCCCCATCGATACGGTCGTGGTGCCAGTCTTTTCCTACAGCAACAAGAACGTGCCGAAGTACCCTTACGATCCGGCCAAGGCCAGGCAGCTGCTGGACGCCGCCGGATACAAGGTGGGCAGCGACGGCATCCGCGCCAAGAACGGCCAGCGCCTGAGCTTCAACATCATGGCGCAGGCGGGCCGTTCCACCGACGAGGACGCCCAGCAGGTGATCATCGCGCAGATGAAGGCCATCGGCATTGAACTCAAGCCCGACAACAAGGCTGGGGTGGCCCTGCGCGACGCGCGTTACAAGGGCGGCTATGACCTGTACTACGGGGGCTGGATCACCTCGGCCGACCCCTCATACAGTGTTTTCTTCGGCAGCAAGGGCGTCAACAACGGGCAGGGATACAGCAATCCCAAGATCGATGCGCTGCTGGCGACGGCGGACAGCAGCCTGGACCCGGCGGTCAGGACCAAGGCCCTGCGTGACTTCCAGACGACGCTGATGCAGGACCTGCCCAGCATTCCTGTGACCTCCAACCCATCCATGATCGTCGTAACCGACAAACTGGGCGGTTTCGTCCCCAACCCCACGAACATGACCAATTTCGTCAATACCAGCGGTTGGTACCTGAAGAAGTAG
- a CDS encoding Gfo/Idh/MocA family protein: MSAHVRPLRLAMVGGGQDAFIGAVHRHAAALDGRYVLVAGALSSTPQRSRESGAALGLPPERCYGTWQEMLDAEKGREDGAEVISIVTPNHLHFPVALGAVQGGFHVICDKPLVPTLEEARELEAAVEQAGTVFAVTYNYSGYPLIRQAREMVRGGELGEIRKVIVEYHQGWLATEQTGKQAEWRTDPARSGPAGALGDIGTHAEQLATFVSGLSVEAVAAELTAFVPGRRLDDDASMLLRLSGGARGVLMVSQIEIGRENDLRLSVFGTRGSVSWRQEEPNYLLYDPLDKPRQVLTRGGPGTNGAANAVTRLPAGHPEAFIEAFANIYRAVADDLAAREQGERINPDYPTIRDGVQGVEFMTRVLDSAAADGRWVKFSDGG, encoded by the coding sequence GTGAGCGCCCATGTGCGCCCTCTGCGACTGGCCATGGTGGGCGGCGGTCAGGACGCCTTTATCGGCGCGGTTCACCGGCACGCGGCGGCGCTGGACGGGCGTTACGTGCTGGTGGCCGGGGCGCTGTCGAGCACGCCGCAGCGTTCCAGAGAATCGGGCGCGGCGCTGGGCCTGCCGCCCGAACGCTGCTACGGCACCTGGCAGGAAATGCTCGACGCCGAGAAGGGGCGTGAGGACGGTGCGGAAGTCATCTCCATCGTCACGCCCAACCACCTGCATTTTCCGGTGGCGCTGGGGGCGGTGCAGGGAGGCTTTCATGTCATCTGCGACAAGCCACTGGTGCCCACACTCGAAGAGGCCCGTGAGCTGGAAGCGGCGGTGGAGCAGGCCGGAACCGTCTTTGCGGTCACCTACAACTACAGCGGCTATCCCCTGATCCGTCAGGCCCGCGAGATGGTGCGGGGGGGCGAACTGGGCGAGATCCGCAAGGTCATCGTGGAATACCATCAAGGCTGGCTTGCCACGGAGCAGACGGGCAAGCAGGCCGAGTGGCGCACCGATCCGGCCCGCAGCGGTCCCGCCGGGGCGCTAGGCGACATCGGCACCCACGCCGAGCAACTGGCCACTTTCGTGAGCGGTCTGTCTGTGGAAGCGGTGGCCGCCGAGCTGACCGCCTTTGTGCCGGGCCGCCGCCTGGACGACGACGCCAGCATGTTGTTGAGACTCAGCGGCGGCGCCAGGGGGGTCTTGATGGTCTCGCAGATCGAGATTGGCCGCGAGAACGACCTGCGCCTGTCGGTGTTCGGCACGCGGGGCAGCGTGAGCTGGCGGCAGGAGGAGCCCAACTACCTCCTTTACGATCCACTGGACAAGCCCCGGCAGGTGTTGACGCGTGGAGGGCCGGGCACAAACGGCGCGGCCAATGCCGTGACCCGTCTGCCCGCAGGCCACCCCGAAGCGTTCATTGAGGCTTTCGCCAACATCTACCGCGCGGTGGCCGACGATCTGGCCGCGCGGGAACAGGGCGAGCGGATCAACCCCGACTACCCGACGATCAGGGACGGTGTGCAGGGCGTGGAATTCATGACGCGAGTGCTGGACAGCGCGGCGGCGGATGGACGCTGGGTCAAGTTCTCAGACGGTGGTTGA
- a CDS encoding IclR family transcriptional regulator, whose protein sequence is MSENVQSVERALDIINTIVAANRSLSVGELSQAMGLAPSTIHRILQTLTVKNYVFQDTQTKRYDIGPEIVDISSALYLRYDLVRRVRPYLQELVESTGETAHIAQLYGTTAMYLSQVEPFSMVRMFTTPGSVAPLHCSDVGKVFLADLPTARVDEIIRKTGLPARTPHTITDEPALLAELMCVRAQAYALDDEEREVGVRCLSAGILNGAGKVVAAIGVAGPTSRLSRGRIGEVSDAVVSMARRCADELIRQPTVEPVAQ, encoded by the coding sequence ATGAGCGAAAACGTCCAGAGTGTCGAGCGTGCCCTCGACATCATCAATACCATCGTGGCGGCCAACCGATCGCTCAGCGTGGGTGAACTTTCTCAGGCCATGGGCCTGGCGCCCAGCACCATCCACCGCATCCTTCAGACCCTGACCGTCAAGAATTACGTGTTCCAGGACACCCAGACCAAGCGCTACGATATCGGCCCCGAAATCGTGGATATCAGCAGCGCGCTGTACCTGCGTTACGACCTGGTGCGGCGGGTGCGCCCCTACCTTCAGGAACTGGTGGAATCGACGGGGGAGACGGCCCATATCGCGCAGCTGTACGGCACCACCGCCATGTATCTCAGCCAGGTCGAGCCGTTCAGCATGGTGCGGATGTTCACGACTCCCGGTAGCGTCGCCCCGCTGCATTGCAGCGATGTGGGCAAGGTCTTTCTGGCCGACCTGCCCACTGCCCGAGTGGACGAGATTATCCGCAAGACCGGCTTGCCCGCCCGCACCCCTCACACCATTACCGACGAGCCGGCGCTGCTGGCCGAACTGATGTGTGTGCGCGCCCAGGCCTACGCGCTGGACGATGAGGAACGCGAGGTCGGCGTGCGCTGCCTGTCGGCGGGCATCCTCAACGGCGCGGGTAAGGTCGTCGCCGCGATTGGGGTGGCCGGACCCACCAGCCGCCTGAGCCGCGGGCGCATCGGGGAGGTCAGCGACGCCGTTGTCAGCATGGCCCGGCGCTGCGCCGACGAACTGATCCGCCAGCCAACAGTTGAGCCTGTGGCTCAGTAA
- a CDS encoding M24 family metallopeptidase, with amino-acid sequence MTDTVVSEPAFSQTARLEIGADEYRLRRERVFRLLQERQLDAVCVFGPTRVAYLSGFFFSPTERPIALILTADGRVAALLPQLELSHFQQQGPALDDSAIYPEYPGGGSGRHPLLFLRELLSRLGVLGRRIAADVDGYEHRWGYRGPALGAVLEQPVQADVALIDNLRMVKSATEIALMTEACRWGDHAHRLMQNSLGVGAEELLVSHGASLQATRDLLAALGERYVPKAREGLPANAMFIRGSNTAHPHGLHEAGAVKAGDVLVTGAYGVVGGYESELERTMIVGEPDARFQRYFAAMLAAQQVGLDALRPGRTCAEVEADVRRFIRVELGMDDLVRHHTGHAFGLEGHEHPFLDLDDHTVIEPGMVFSVEPGLYVPQFAGFRHSDTVVITSSGSERLSLYPRELDELVVPVG; translated from the coding sequence ATGACCGACACCGTGGTTTCAGAGCCTGCGTTTTCACAGACCGCCCGCCTGGAGATCGGCGCGGACGAGTACCGCCTGCGGCGCGAACGGGTTTTCAGGCTGCTCCAGGAACGGCAGCTTGATGCCGTGTGCGTCTTCGGGCCGACGCGTGTGGCCTACCTGAGCGGATTTTTCTTCTCGCCCACCGAGCGGCCCATTGCCCTGATCCTGACGGCGGACGGCAGGGTGGCCGCCCTGTTGCCGCAACTGGAACTCAGCCACTTCCAGCAACAGGGTCCAGCACTCGACGACAGCGCCATCTACCCCGAATATCCTGGCGGGGGTTCCGGTCGCCATCCCCTCCTGTTTCTGCGCGAACTCCTGTCCAGGCTGGGAGTGCTGGGGCGGCGGATTGCGGCCGATGTGGACGGTTACGAGCACCGCTGGGGCTACCGGGGGCCCGCCCTGGGCGCTGTACTGGAGCAGCCTGTTCAGGCCGATGTGGCCCTGATCGACAACCTGCGGATGGTCAAGAGCGCAACTGAGATTGCCCTGATGACCGAGGCGTGCCGCTGGGGGGACCATGCCCACCGGCTGATGCAGAACAGTCTGGGCGTGGGTGCCGAGGAACTGCTGGTCTCACACGGGGCAAGCCTGCAGGCCACCCGTGACTTGCTGGCCGCGCTGGGGGAACGTTACGTGCCCAAAGCCCGCGAGGGACTGCCCGCCAATGCCATGTTCATTCGCGGAAGCAACACCGCCCATCCGCATGGCCTGCATGAGGCGGGCGCGGTGAAGGCAGGTGACGTGCTGGTCACTGGCGCGTACGGCGTAGTAGGCGGCTACGAATCCGAGCTGGAACGCACCATGATCGTCGGCGAGCCGGACGCCAGGTTTCAGCGGTATTTCGCGGCGATGCTGGCAGCGCAGCAGGTGGGTCTCGACGCCCTGCGGCCCGGACGCACCTGCGCTGAGGTCGAGGCCGACGTCCGGCGCTTTATCCGTGTTGAGCTGGGCATGGACGATCTGGTGCGCCATCACACTGGACACGCCTTTGGTCTGGAAGGACACGAGCATCCCTTCCTGGATCTCGATGATCACACCGTCATTGAGCCGGGCATGGTTTTCTCGGTTGAGCCGGGCCTGTATGTGCCGCAGTTTGCCGGATTCCGTCACTCCGATACGGTGGTGATCACTTCGTCCGGTTCAGAGCGCCTCAGCCTGTACCCGCGTGAGCTGGACGAACTGGTGGTGCCGGTGGGTTAG
- the xylB gene encoding xylulokinase, with translation MTQSVTLGIDLGTSGVKVVALDTGGRVVASTTRTYPLLTPRPGWTEQRPQDWASASLEALKELATTLQAGGWTPHALGLSGQMHGAVFLDRQGEVIRPAPLWNDQRTGSAVDEIEAKIPREELIARTGNRAVTGFQLPKLLWLRQAEPENFARLHKVLLPKDYLGYVLTGHFFTEPSDASGTGALNLATRTWDREVLKALSLNAELFPEVVDSWAVVGQILPDLAAYTGLPTDLKVVAGGGDNAAAGIGLGLGAHRPGVGSVSLGTSGVLFAPLDTPTPDPQGRIHLFAHADGGYHLLGVTLACAGALQWFHDALAPEMGFSELLAEAGTVPDGAEGVTFLPYLAGERSPLMNPDVRGSWSGLSLAHRRPHLVRALLEGTVCALADTYQVMRPLSSVTTLLATGGGARSDLWLGLVSGALDLPVQHIEHAPGAAEGAALLAMPAAGLFPDLKAVMTTLRPQGEAVAPQPMDQALKQHRAALEDLLGRP, from the coding sequence GTGACCCAGTCCGTCACGCTGGGCATCGATCTAGGCACCAGCGGGGTCAAGGTTGTGGCGCTGGACACAGGAGGCCGCGTGGTGGCCAGCACCACGCGCACCTATCCGCTGCTGACGCCCAGACCCGGCTGGACCGAGCAGCGCCCGCAGGACTGGGCGTCCGCCAGCCTGGAGGCCCTCAAGGAGTTGGCCACGACGTTGCAGGCCGGCGGCTGGACGCCCCATGCCCTTGGCCTCAGCGGACAGATGCACGGCGCGGTCTTTCTGGACCGGCAGGGCGAGGTGATCCGCCCAGCTCCCCTCTGGAACGATCAGCGCACCGGGTCAGCGGTGGACGAGATCGAGGCGAAAATTCCGCGCGAGGAGCTGATCGCCCGCACCGGCAACCGCGCCGTGACCGGTTTTCAGCTGCCCAAGCTGCTGTGGCTGAGGCAGGCGGAGCCGGAGAACTTTGCCCGCCTGCACAAGGTGCTGCTCCCCAAGGATTACCTGGGCTATGTGTTGACCGGCCATTTTTTCACCGAGCCGTCGGACGCTTCCGGGACCGGGGCGCTGAATCTGGCGACCAGGACCTGGGACCGGGAGGTTCTGAAGGCCCTCTCGTTGAACGCGGAACTGTTCCCCGAAGTGGTGGACTCCTGGGCCGTGGTGGGCCAGATTCTGCCTGACCTGGCCGCGTATACGGGACTGCCCACTGACCTGAAGGTCGTGGCGGGCGGCGGCGACAATGCGGCGGCAGGCATCGGACTGGGGCTGGGGGCGCACCGACCCGGCGTGGGCAGCGTCAGCCTGGGCACCAGCGGCGTGCTGTTCGCCCCACTGGACACACCCACGCCTGATCCCCAGGGACGCATCCATCTGTTCGCCCACGCCGACGGCGGCTACCACCTGCTGGGCGTCACGCTGGCCTGCGCCGGGGCGCTGCAGTGGTTTCACGACGCGCTGGCCCCCGAAATGGGTTTTTCCGAACTGCTGGCCGAGGCTGGAACGGTGCCAGACGGCGCGGAAGGCGTGACCTTCCTCCCCTACCTGGCTGGGGAACGCAGCCCCCTGATGAATCCCGATGTGCGCGGTTCGTGGTCTGGTCTAAGCCTGGCGCACCGCCGCCCCCATCTGGTTCGCGCGCTGCTCGAAGGAACCGTCTGTGCGCTGGCCGACACCTATCAGGTGATGCGCCCCCTCTCCAGCGTGACCACCCTGCTGGCCACTGGGGGCGGCGCGCGGAGCGACCTGTGGCTGGGTCTGGTCAGCGGCGCACTGGACCTGCCTGTCCAGCACATCGAGCATGCCCCCGGCGCGGCGGAGGGTGCGGCGCTGCTCGCCATGCCTGCCGCCGGGCTGTTTCCTGATCTGAAAGCCGTCATGACCACGCTCAGGCCACAGGGAGAGGCGGTCGCGCCGCAGCCGATGGATCAGGCGTTGAAGCAGCACAGGGCCGCCTTGGAAGACTTGCTCGGAAGGCCATGA
- a CDS encoding LacI family DNA-binding transcriptional regulator: MKGPEAGRVSIKAVAAASGVSPATVSKVLSGRAEYPVRTETAERVRQVARELGYVPDVAARNLRTRQTGQLGVVLEAVGPSEPDNLLGEPEASRAVSRTFDGAIMAGLSGAARELDVPALVVYPGGQQLARTYLDGRVDGLLVSCDPLRGHDLLERLSGTALPVVALWSEQVPPGMGAADVDHAGGAAQAVNHLLELGHTRIAFYGGGQASGVEHFQRREAGYRGALAAAGLTALPPLHDGTALVEAVRRGTVTAVFAETDLGAAAAFQALSGAGLSVPQDVSLIGFDDIQGAEYIAGGLSTVYHPAAEMAAEGVRLLLEQLAGHPPRQVLLPTRLVLRDSTGPNPGGD, encoded by the coding sequence TTGAAGGGGCCAGAGGCGGGGCGCGTCAGCATCAAGGCCGTGGCTGCCGCCTCGGGCGTCAGTCCGGCCACGGTGTCCAAGGTGCTGTCGGGCCGCGCCGAGTATCCCGTGCGGACCGAGACCGCCGAGCGGGTCAGGCAGGTGGCCCGCGAACTCGGCTATGTCCCCGACGTGGCCGCCCGCAACCTGCGAACTCGCCAGACCGGTCAGCTGGGCGTCGTGCTCGAAGCGGTGGGGCCTTCCGAACCGGACAACCTGCTGGGCGAGCCAGAGGCCAGCCGAGCCGTCTCGCGCACTTTTGACGGCGCGATCATGGCCGGTCTCAGCGGCGCGGCGCGCGAGCTGGATGTGCCGGCTCTGGTGGTCTATCCGGGCGGGCAGCAATTGGCCCGCACCTATCTGGACGGGCGGGTGGACGGCCTGCTGGTCAGTTGCGATCCACTTCGCGGCCACGATCTGCTCGAGCGCCTGAGCGGGACCGCGCTGCCCGTGGTGGCGCTCTGGAGCGAACAGGTGCCCCCCGGCATGGGCGCGGCAGACGTCGATCACGCGGGCGGCGCGGCCCAGGCGGTGAACCATCTGCTGGAACTGGGCCACACCCGGATCGCTTTTTACGGTGGCGGTCAGGCCAGCGGCGTCGAGCATTTCCAGCGGCGGGAGGCCGGCTACCGGGGCGCCCTTGCGGCGGCAGGGTTAACGGCCCTCCCCCCCCTCCATGACGGCACGGCGCTGGTGGAGGCGGTGCGGCGCGGCACGGTCACCGCCGTCTTCGCCGAAACCGATCTTGGCGCGGCGGCGGCTTTTCAGGCCCTGAGCGGGGCGGGACTGAGCGTGCCGCAGGACGTCTCGCTGATCGGCTTCGACGACATCCAGGGCGCGGAGTACATCGCGGGCGGCCTGAGCACGGTGTACCACCCGGCCGCCGAGATGGCCGCCGAGGGCGTGCGGCTGTTGCTCGAGCAATTGGCGGGACACCCCCCCCGTCAGGTGCTGCTGCCCACCCGGCTGGTGTTGCGCGACAGCACGGGACCAAATCCCGGGGGCGACTGA
- the opp4C gene encoding oligopeptide ABC transporter permease gives MTDTLKDRAAPRRRKRREGFWPTLIARFLKHKLAVLGLVVLLLLGLLAIFAPFIAPYTFDGQDASIIGQPQPPSAAHPMGTDQLGRDAFTRVLYGARISLMVGLFSALLATFLGTLIGALSGYYRGWTDTALMRFTDVVLCIPLLPLIILLSGILRPSVTLLIVIVGSLSWMGTARLVRSQFLSLREREFVEASRALGGGDNRVMFRHILPNAIGPIIVSTTLSVGGTIMLESALSFLGLGVQPPTPTWGNLLNYASQWLTAAPWLAVFPGLMILITVLAVNFLGDGLRDAFDPRN, from the coding sequence ATGACTGACACCCTTAAAGACCGCGCCGCACCGCGCCGGCGCAAACGGCGCGAGGGCTTCTGGCCCACGCTGATCGCCCGCTTCCTGAAACACAAACTGGCGGTGCTGGGTCTTGTGGTGCTGCTGCTCCTGGGCCTGCTGGCGATCTTCGCGCCGTTCATCGCCCCGTACACCTTCGACGGTCAGGACGCCAGCATCATCGGCCAGCCGCAGCCGCCCAGCGCCGCTCACCCGATGGGCACCGATCAGCTGGGCCGCGACGCCTTTACCCGGGTGCTGTACGGCGCGCGTATCTCGCTGATGGTGGGGCTGTTCAGCGCGCTGCTGGCCACCTTCCTGGGCACCCTGATCGGCGCGCTGTCCGGCTACTACCGTGGGTGGACAGACACGGCGCTGATGCGCTTTACCGACGTGGTGCTGTGCATTCCGCTGCTGCCGCTGATCATCCTGCTGTCGGGCATCCTGCGGCCCAGCGTGACGCTGCTGATCGTGATCGTGGGCAGCCTGAGCTGGATGGGCACTGCCCGGCTGGTGCGCAGCCAGTTCCTGAGCCTGCGCGAGCGCGAATTCGTGGAGGCCTCGCGCGCCCTGGGCGGCGGCGACAACCGCGTCATGTTCCGCCACATCCTGCCCAATGCCATTGGCCCGATCATCGTGTCCACCACGCTGTCGGTGGGCGGCACCATCATGCTCGAAAGCGCGCTGTCGTTCCTGGGACTGGGCGTGCAGCCGCCGACGCCCACCTGGGGCAACCTGCTGAACTACGCCAGCCAGTGGCTGACCGCCGCTCCGTGGCTGGCCGTCTTTCCGGGGCTGATGATTCTGATCACTGTACTGGCCGTCAACTTTCTGGGCGATGGCCTGCGCGATGCCTTCGATCCACGCAACTGA
- the xylA gene encoding xylose isomerase: MNNFIPTAADRFTFGLWTVGNIGRDPFGEPTRQPLSAPYIVHKLAELGASGINLHDNDLVPIDATAAERDSIVAALKAALRETGLKVPMATTNLFSDPAFKDGAFTSADRRVRAYALQKTMRSMDLGAELGAQTYVFWGGREGTEVDAGGKLMDALGWFRESLNFLADYSESQGYGYRFALEPKPNEPRADIFLPTVGSALGFIPTLDRPDLFGVNPEFAHETMAGLSFPHAIAQALDAGKLFHIDLNDQKMGRFDQDLRFGAENLKGAFFTVMLLEEGGYTGPLHFDAHALRTEDEAGVWAFARGCMRTYLILKDKVAQFRADAEITAALEAYRVEDGELATLSRFSPENAEALKNFSFDRVALGQRGPGLEALDQMTTELLMGVRG; encoded by the coding sequence ATGAACAACTTTATCCCCACCGCCGCTGACCGTTTCACCTTTGGCCTCTGGACCGTCGGCAACATTGGCCGTGACCCATTCGGCGAACCCACCCGGCAGCCGCTGAGCGCGCCGTACATCGTGCACAAGCTGGCCGAGCTGGGCGCTTCAGGCATCAATCTGCATGACAACGATCTGGTGCCCATCGACGCCACGGCCGCTGAGCGCGACAGCATTGTGGCCGCCCTGAAAGCCGCGCTGAGGGAGACTGGTCTGAAGGTGCCGATGGCCACCACCAACCTGTTCAGCGATCCCGCTTTTAAAGACGGGGCTTTTACCAGTGCGGACCGCCGCGTGCGGGCCTACGCGCTCCAGAAGACCATGCGCTCGATGGACCTGGGCGCCGAACTGGGCGCCCAGACCTACGTCTTCTGGGGCGGCCGCGAGGGCACGGAAGTGGACGCGGGCGGCAAACTGATGGACGCGCTGGGCTGGTTCCGCGAGAGCCTCAACTTCCTGGCCGACTATTCCGAGTCGCAGGGATACGGGTACCGCTTCGCGCTGGAACCCAAGCCGAACGAACCGCGCGCCGATATCTTCCTGCCCACGGTGGGGAGCGCTCTGGGCTTCATTCCCACGCTGGACCGGCCCGACCTGTTCGGGGTCAATCCCGAATTCGCCCACGAGACCATGGCAGGTCTCAGCTTCCCGCACGCGATTGCCCAGGCCCTGGACGCGGGCAAACTGTTCCACATCGACCTGAACGATCAAAAGATGGGCCGCTTCGATCAGGACCTGCGTTTCGGCGCGGAGAACCTCAAGGGCGCGTTCTTCACCGTGATGCTGCTCGAAGAGGGCGGCTACACCGGCCCGCTGCACTTTGATGCCCATGCCCTACGGACCGAGGACGAGGCCGGGGTGTGGGCCTTTGCGCGCGGCTGCATGCGGACCTACCTGATCCTGAAGGACAAGGTGGCGCAGTTCCGCGCCGACGCCGAGATCACGGCGGCGCTGGAGGCGTACCGCGTGGAGGACGGCGAACTGGCCACCCTGAGCAGGTTCTCACCCGAAAATGCCGAGGCCCTAAAGAACTTCAGCTTTGACCGTGTGGCGCTGGGCCAGCGCGGCCCGGGTCTGGAGGCCCTGGACCAGATGACCACCGAGCTGCTGATGGGCGTGCGCGGGTGA
- a CDS encoding ABC transporter permease, translating into MSLSYIFKRLLGMVPLLLGVSLILFGVLHLAPGGPLDVYADNPSVTQEALDNMKRAFGLDQPLPVQYFKWVTAFFQGEWGFSIRTAQPVMEEVLARVPATLMLSGSAFVLALIVALPLGILSATRRYTVVDYFITLLSFLGISTPVFWLALMLQLLFAVQWKLLPSAGMQTIGDGSLPDILRHLALPMFILAFASVAGWSRYMRSSMVEILSQDYIRTARAKGVSSRRVTYSHAFRNALIPVVTVVALDSAAILSGAVITETIFAWPGLGRLFIDSMNGRDYPVLMALLMVGSFALVVSNLVADLAYSLIDPRIRYD; encoded by the coding sequence ATGAGTCTGTCGTACATTTTCAAACGCCTGCTGGGCATGGTGCCGCTGTTACTGGGCGTCTCGCTGATCCTGTTCGGGGTGCTGCACCTGGCGCCCGGCGGTCCCCTGGACGTCTACGCGGACAATCCTTCCGTGACCCAGGAAGCCCTGGACAACATGAAGCGGGCTTTCGGGCTGGACCAGCCGTTGCCGGTGCAGTATTTCAAATGGGTCACGGCGTTCTTCCAGGGCGAGTGGGGCTTTTCCATCCGCACCGCACAGCCGGTCATGGAGGAAGTGCTGGCCCGCGTGCCCGCCACGCTGATGCTGAGCGGCAGCGCTTTCGTGCTTGCGTTGATCGTGGCCCTGCCGCTGGGCATTCTCAGCGCCACCCGACGCTACACCGTAGTGGACTACTTCATCACGCTGCTGTCGTTCCTGGGCATCAGCACGCCCGTCTTCTGGCTGGCACTGATGCTGCAACTGCTGTTTGCGGTGCAGTGGAAACTACTGCCCTCGGCGGGAATGCAGACCATTGGCGACGGCTCGCTGCCCGATATCCTGCGGCATCTGGCCCTGCCGATGTTCATCCTGGCCTTCGCCTCGGTGGCGGGCTGGAGCCGCTACATGCGCTCAAGCATGGTGGAGATCCTGAGCCAGGACTACATCCGCACCGCCCGCGCCAAGGGGGTCTCGTCCCGGCGCGTCACATACTCACATGCCTTTAGAAACGCGCTGATTCCGGTGGTCACGGTGGTGGCGCTGGACTCGGCAGCAATCCTGTCGGGCGCGGTGATCACCGAGACGATCTTCGCCTGGCCGGGCCTGGGCCGCCTGTTTATCGACTCGATGAACGGACGCGACTACCCAGTGCTGATGGCGCTGCTGATGGTGGGCTCCTTCGCACTGGTGGTCAGCAATCTGGTGGCTGACCTGGCCTACAGCCTGATCGATCCCAGGATCCGCTATGACTGA